From a single Cytophagales bacterium WSM2-2 genomic region:
- a CDS encoding histidine kinase, with protein sequence MQAAFEQNPHDSAQPVGVDKSAVLANILRGCEDFTLDLSGRIISSNLEAINITGYEEWEVIGRHFSIFYTEQDRTAGVPEQDLKKINLHSKITFSAWRLKKRSASFWAQITMSSLKDDRGIVGYKMIMKDQTHRLISNQRIRKFRNEYLNLFNNPFIGIVKFRMSDLRIMLINSNAAKIIDSKELSRLSEIFAKNEDFELFFSKLREDGQVMNFEFRVNRKSEKETWARVDCRVFESEGFAEGIITDVTKSKNQLLELKKLNEELDNFIYHASHDLRSPLTTLLGLINLAEVDSQIDLEDYCNMMRDRVVYLDELLRDLASITYNNRSDLAIEPIDFKDLVLKQISELQPASRNADISFECDCRSEIFSDKYRLRTVIKNLISNALRHTSPAQVPSFIKISVVTSEGKALIKVRDNGRGIRDEQILHVFGMFYKASNEIKETGLSLYIVKLMVDKLGGKIKVQSKIGSGTEFEIELPSLHNPEFTTLKTSRADSKALQIEKPAGSQKEVV encoded by the coding sequence ATGCAAGCTGCTTTTGAACAAAACCCCCACGACTCCGCTCAACCCGTAGGCGTTGATAAAAGTGCCGTCCTTGCGAATATCCTTCGAGGATGCGAAGACTTTACGTTGGATCTTTCCGGCAGGATTATCAGTAGCAATCTTGAAGCTATCAATATCACTGGCTATGAAGAGTGGGAAGTGATCGGGAGGCATTTTTCCATCTTTTACACAGAACAAGACCGGACAGCCGGAGTACCTGAACAGGATTTAAAAAAAATAAATCTTCACAGCAAAATTACTTTCTCTGCATGGCGTCTTAAGAAACGCAGCGCCAGTTTTTGGGCACAGATTACGATGTCATCACTGAAAGATGATCGTGGTATTGTCGGGTACAAAATGATCATGAAAGATCAGACTCACCGGCTGATCTCCAATCAACGTATCCGGAAATTTAGAAATGAATATTTGAATTTGTTCAATAACCCGTTTATAGGGATTGTCAAATTCCGGATGAGCGATTTAAGGATCATGCTGATCAATAGCAATGCAGCAAAAATTATTGACTCCAAAGAACTCTCCCGGCTCAGCGAGATTTTTGCCAAGAACGAAGACTTTGAACTCTTCTTCTCCAAGCTAAGAGAAGATGGCCAGGTGATGAACTTTGAATTTAGAGTGAACCGAAAATCTGAAAAAGAGACATGGGCCAGGGTAGACTGTCGCGTATTTGAAAGTGAAGGCTTTGCTGAAGGAATAATCACGGACGTGACCAAAAGCAAAAATCAATTGCTCGAACTTAAGAAGCTGAATGAGGAATTGGATAATTTTATTTATCACGCTTCTCACGATCTCCGTTCTCCATTGACCACGCTACTCGGTCTGATCAATCTCGCAGAGGTAGACAGCCAGATTGACCTTGAGGACTATTGCAACATGATGCGCGATCGGGTAGTTTATCTCGATGAGTTGCTGCGCGACCTGGCGTCAATCACCTATAATAACCGCTCAGACCTAGCTATAGAGCCAATTGATTTCAAGGACCTCGTACTGAAACAAATTAGTGAACTTCAGCCCGCCAGCCGTAATGCCGACATTTCTTTTGAGTGCGATTGCAGGTCTGAAATATTCAGTGATAAATACCGACTTCGCACAGTCATTAAAAATCTGATTTCAAATGCATTGCGACATACCAGCCCTGCACAGGTTCCGTCATTCATTAAAATAAGCGTGGTTACATCGGAAGGAAAGGCTCTGATCAAAGTACGTGACAATGGCCGGGGCATCCGCGATGAGCAGATACTTCATGTTTTTGGCATGTTTTACAAGGCTAGCAATGAAATAAAAGAAACAGGTCTCAGTTTGTATATCGTAAAACTCATGGTAGACAAACTCGGAGGCAAAATAAAAGTTCAGTCAAAGATTGGCAGCGGTACGGAATTCGAAATCGAACTTCCCAGCTTACACAATCCTGAATTCACAACCTTGAAAACAAGTCGTGCTGATTCAAAAGCATTGCAAATAGAAAAACCTGCAGGCAGCCAGAAGGAAGTGGTTTAG